From one Armatimonadota bacterium genomic stretch:
- a CDS encoding Franean1_4349 family RiPP, which produces MSRQALEEVLARALEDDSFRERLLAAPEEALHGYDLSVEELQALIAGDLRSVLLAMGREEGSGHGT; this is translated from the coding sequence ATGAGCCGCCAGGCTCTGGAAGAGGTCCTGGCGCGGGCCTTGGAGGACGACAGCTTCCGGGAGCGGCTCCTGGCTGCCCCCGAGGAGGCGCTGCACGGCTACGACCTTTCCGTGGAAGAACTGCAGGCGCTCATCGCCGGAGACCTGCGCAGCGTGCTGCTTGCCATGGGCCGGGAAGAAGGGTCCGGCCATGGGACGTGA
- a CDS encoding cold-shock protein: MATGTVKWFNSEKGYGFITPDDGSKDLFVHYTSIEGEGYRSLTEGQKVEYTPTQGQKGPQASSVRPIG, encoded by the coding sequence ATGGCGACCGGGACCGTCAAGTGGTTCAACAGCGAGAAGGGATACGGCTTCATCACCCCCGATGACGGCAGCAAGGACCTGTTCGTGCACTACACCAGCATCGAAGGTGAAGGGTACAGGTCCCTCACCGAGGGACAGAAGGTGGAGTACACCCCCACGCAGGGGCAGAAGGGCCCGCAGGCCTCCAGCGTCCGACCGATCGGCTAG
- a CDS encoding FadR/GntR family transcriptional regulator, whose amino-acid sequence MPLPRKRLPAADALAISPVERQRLYEQIARRLLAQIRERRLRPGDPLPTERVLTQSFRVGRSSVREALRILESKGLITSAGKGVFVVADYGNPLNTSLDLLLALEETNLRELFEVRKILEVELAGLAARRRTPEHLQAMAEAIQEMAAGLTSQERYITADLRFHLTVAAATGNRIAERMMDAVRTPLQQALASIYHIPGSPQRSILQHRQILEAIRAGDAEGARQRMREHLMRVEGDIRTILDGGHDSTRAVGPEDQEVGQ is encoded by the coding sequence ATGCCTTTGCCCCGGAAGAGACTGCCTGCGGCCGATGCGCTCGCCATCAGCCCCGTCGAGCGTCAGCGGCTGTACGAGCAGATCGCTCGCCGCCTCCTGGCGCAGATTCGTGAGCGCCGCCTGCGCCCCGGCGACCCCCTGCCCACCGAGCGCGTCCTCACTCAGTCCTTCCGGGTAGGCCGCTCCTCGGTGCGGGAGGCCCTGCGCATCCTGGAATCCAAGGGGCTGATCACCTCCGCCGGCAAGGGCGTCTTCGTTGTTGCCGATTACGGCAACCCGCTCAATACCTCTCTGGACCTGCTCCTTGCCCTCGAGGAGACCAACCTGCGGGAGCTCTTCGAAGTGCGCAAGATCCTGGAAGTGGAGCTCGCCGGGTTGGCCGCCAGGCGCCGGACACCCGAGCACCTCCAGGCCATGGCCGAGGCCATCCAGGAGATGGCGGCCGGGCTGACCTCGCAGGAGCGCTACATCACCGCAGACCTGCGGTTCCACCTCACCGTAGCCGCGGCCACGGGGAACCGCATCGCCGAACGGATGATGGACGCCGTGCGCACGCCGCTGCAGCAGGCCCTGGCCTCCATCTACCACATTCCGGGCAGCCCGCAGCGGTCGATTCTGCAGCACCGCCAGATTCTGGAGGCCATCCGCGCGGGGGATGCCGAGGGGGCCCGCCAGCGGATGCGCGAGCACCTGATGCGGGTGGAAGGTGACATCCGCACGATCCTGGACGGAGGGCACGACAGCACGCGGGCCGTGGGCCCCGAGGATCAGGAGGTGGGGCAATGA
- a CDS encoding zf-HC2 domain-containing protein has translation MIKCKEAVARLWSYLDRNLDRVEEQELEAHLGLCRHCCGELEFARQIRGLLRRTAGAVEIPPAARAKLDTFLRELEGSHE, from the coding sequence GTGATCAAGTGCAAAGAGGCTGTGGCCCGACTCTGGTCCTATCTGGATCGCAACCTGGACCGGGTGGAGGAACAGGAGCTGGAAGCCCACCTGGGGCTGTGCCGGCATTGTTGCGGCGAGCTGGAGTTCGCCAGGCAGATCCGGGGTCTGCTCAGGCGGACTGCTGGCGCGGTGGAGATTCCCCCCGCGGCACGGGCGAAGCTCGATACCTTCCTCAGAGAGCTGGAGGGCAGCCATGAGTGA
- a CDS encoding DUF4870 domain-containing protein, producing MQDTGTNENRLLAALGYPIGIIALVVLLTDMKHQPYLRYHSVQALGFIATGIAVMFGWSLVLTILGTAMPFLLPLVFLTPVLVLGWIALTLLYAYRAYQGQRFQIPVVSRLTSRYTAGA from the coding sequence ATGCAGGACACCGGCACTAATGAAAATCGCCTTCTGGCGGCGCTGGGCTATCCCATCGGCATCATTGCGCTAGTGGTGCTGCTCACTGATATGAAGCACCAGCCTTACTTGCGCTACCACTCGGTGCAGGCGCTGGGGTTCATTGCCACCGGTATCGCCGTCATGTTCGGCTGGTCCCTCGTGCTCACGATCCTGGGCACCGCGATGCCATTTCTTCTGCCACTGGTCTTCCTCACTCCAGTCCTGGTGCTGGGCTGGATCGCCTTGACCCTGCTGTATGCCTACCGCGCCTACCAGGGGCAGCGCTTTCAGATCCCCGTGGTCAGCCGGCTGACGTCGCGCTATACGGCGGGGGCATAG
- a CDS encoding TRAP transporter fused permease subunit produces the protein MTRTLARGWDLAAQLMLGGVSLYYLWLAWYGVASLQYYRGIAVLYSLVAPMLLYRGWRRAREDAPSPVDLLLAAGAIVGVGYWVLEHEAMAYRAGAYTAVDVWMGVVVTLVAIEAARRVLGWSMALVAILPVAYALFGQYLPPIVGHRGFTLRRVIEYVYLTSDGVFGIMAEVLASFIIPFVVFGAFLQRAGVGRFFIDLSLALFGRIAGGPAQAAVLASAFFGTINGSPVANTVTTGSITIPLMKRTGFPPHIAAAVEGAASTGGMVLPPVMGAGAFIMAEMTAAPYAHIVKIAAIPGILYFLSVGLMVYLESRKLGLRGMAAGEVPSLRQTLRRGWYLFLPIGVLVALLVWGLPPERSAVYAILTAVAVSWVRQETRMGPRAIWEALVDGARSSLFVAALTGAVGILIGVLALTGIGIRFSYIVVTLAGGKLWLTLLLVALSTLILGLALPITATYLIVAVIAVPVLRELGVSLLVAHMIVFWLSLDSNITPPVALGPFAAAAIAGADPMRAGWNCFRFAKIIYVMPILFAYSHLLLTGSAWENTAAVIAAALGTMLFSTVSTAYLVVRTTLLEWLALAAATVLAYLSRPEAWAAALALFAGVFLLNRRRAGGAAAPGRTQAAGRPASGG, from the coding sequence ATGACGCGCACCCTGGCGCGGGGGTGGGATCTGGCCGCCCAGCTCATGCTGGGTGGCGTCTCCCTCTATTACCTCTGGCTGGCCTGGTACGGCGTCGCCTCATTGCAGTACTACCGGGGGATTGCCGTGCTCTACAGTCTGGTGGCCCCCATGCTTCTCTACCGCGGCTGGCGGCGCGCCCGCGAGGATGCCCCCTCACCTGTGGACCTGCTGCTGGCCGCAGGTGCCATCGTCGGCGTGGGCTATTGGGTCCTGGAGCACGAAGCCATGGCCTACCGGGCTGGCGCTTACACCGCGGTGGATGTCTGGATGGGCGTGGTGGTGACGCTGGTGGCCATCGAGGCGGCGCGGCGGGTGCTGGGATGGTCCATGGCTCTGGTGGCCATCCTTCCCGTCGCCTACGCCCTCTTCGGCCAGTACCTGCCCCCGATTGTGGGACACCGGGGGTTCACCCTGCGCCGGGTCATCGAGTACGTCTACCTGACCTCCGACGGCGTCTTCGGGATCATGGCGGAGGTGCTGGCCAGTTTCATCATCCCCTTCGTGGTCTTCGGCGCTTTCCTGCAGCGGGCCGGCGTGGGCAGGTTCTTTATCGACCTGTCGCTGGCGCTGTTCGGGCGGATCGCCGGCGGGCCAGCGCAGGCGGCGGTCCTGGCCAGCGCCTTCTTCGGCACCATCAACGGGAGCCCGGTGGCCAACACGGTGACCACGGGGAGCATCACCATCCCGCTCATGAAGCGAACGGGCTTCCCTCCGCACATCGCCGCAGCAGTGGAGGGAGCCGCCTCCACGGGGGGGATGGTCCTGCCGCCGGTGATGGGGGCCGGAGCGTTCATCATGGCGGAGATGACGGCCGCCCCCTACGCGCACATCGTGAAGATCGCCGCCATCCCCGGCATCCTGTACTTCCTCTCCGTTGGCCTCATGGTCTACCTGGAATCGCGCAAGCTGGGGCTGCGGGGGATGGCCGCCGGGGAGGTTCCCAGCCTGAGGCAGACCCTGCGCCGCGGCTGGTACCTCTTTCTTCCGATCGGCGTCCTGGTGGCGCTGCTGGTCTGGGGGTTGCCCCCTGAGCGCTCGGCCGTTTACGCCATCCTCACCGCTGTGGCCGTGAGCTGGGTGAGGCAGGAGACGCGTATGGGGCCGCGGGCGATCTGGGAGGCGCTGGTCGATGGCGCCCGCTCCTCCCTCTTCGTGGCCGCGCTCACCGGGGCCGTGGGTATTCTCATAGGGGTGCTGGCGCTCACCGGCATCGGCATCCGCTTTTCCTATATTGTGGTGACGCTGGCGGGTGGAAAGCTGTGGCTGACGCTATTGCTGGTCGCACTCTCCACGCTAATCCTGGGACTGGCTCTGCCTATCACTGCCACCTACCTGATTGTCGCCGTCATCGCCGTACCGGTCTTGCGGGAGCTGGGAGTATCCCTGCTGGTGGCCCACATGATCGTCTTCTGGCTCAGTCTGGACTCCAACATCACTCCGCCGGTGGCGCTGGGGCCGTTCGCCGCGGCGGCCATTGCTGGGGCCGATCCCATGCGGGCGGGGTGGAACTGCTTCCGCTTCGCCAAGATCATCTACGTCATGCCCATCCTGTTCGCCTACAGCCACCTCCTGCTCACAGGATCGGCCTGGGAGAATACCGCGGCGGTGATCGCGGCCGCGCTGGGGACGATGCTCTTCTCCACGGTGAGCACAGCCTACCTGGTGGTGCGCACCACGCTCCTGGAGTGGCTGGCGCTGGCGGCAGCCACCGTCCTGGCCTACCTCTCCCGACCGGAGGCGTGGGCGGCGGCGCTGGCGCTGTTTGCCGGAGTCTTCCTGCTGAACCGGCGGCGGGCGGGCGGGGCTGCAGCGCCGGGTCGGACGCAGGCGGCAGGGCGGCCGGCGTCGGGCGGTTGA
- a CDS encoding cupin domain-containing protein codes for MAAVEKKSLNQPEERQTPEKARIEAVNVGGLKIQRIMVEPGWQWSKHLKPVVGTESCQKDHLMYIISGKGHARMNDGKEVSFGPGDVVAIPPGHDGWNAGTEPLVWIEIPH; via the coding sequence ATGGCAGCAGTCGAGAAGAAGAGTCTGAACCAGCCAGAGGAAAGGCAGACGCCTGAAAAGGCCAGGATTGAAGCTGTGAATGTCGGGGGGCTGAAGATCCAGCGAATAATGGTCGAGCCTGGCTGGCAATGGTCGAAACACCTGAAACCTGTGGTGGGAACTGAAAGCTGCCAGAAGGACCACCTCATGTACATCATTTCAGGGAAGGGTCATGCTCGGATGAACGATGGAAAGGAAGTTAGCTTTGGCCCAGGCGATGTGGTGGCCATACCTCCCGGCCATGATGGGTGGAATGCGGGAACCGAGCCCCTGGTGTGGATCGAGATCCCGCACTGA
- a CDS encoding cupin domain-containing protein, translated as MKEPETEATTAVPHHRLFEAAVGVVGRGAGSKVFNLDEIPELASEHDLRRKKILLNSTNTGSSLLVDVVSYAPGGTSPLHFHRETDHFFFVLEGRGRIVINEQEHRLGAGSVVWIAAGDVHKVYADPDSPLVFLEYFSRGQHETVFLEEACAWRPDPGR; from the coding sequence ATGAAGGAACCTGAGACCGAGGCCACGACCGCCGTCCCGCACCACCGCCTCTTTGAGGCTGCGGTGGGTGTGGTAGGCCGGGGCGCCGGCTCCAAGGTGTTCAACCTGGACGAGATCCCTGAGCTGGCCTCGGAGCACGATCTGCGTCGGAAGAAGATCCTCCTGAACAGCACCAACACCGGCTCCTCGCTGCTGGTGGATGTGGTTTCCTACGCCCCCGGGGGCACCTCACCGCTGCACTTCCACCGGGAGACCGACCACTTTTTCTTCGTCCTGGAGGGGCGCGGCCGGATCGTCATCAACGAGCAGGAGCACCGGCTGGGGGCGGGCAGCGTGGTCTGGATCGCCGCCGGGGACGTGCATAAGGTCTACGCGGACCCCGACAGCCCGCTCGTCTTCCTGGAGTACTTCTCCCGCGGGCAGCACGAGACGGTCTTCCTGGAGGAAGCGTGCGCATGGCGTCCGGATCCCGGCCGTTGA
- a CDS encoding NAD(P)-dependent oxidoreductase, with protein MQYVSRAMEHVGFVGLGVMGSRMVRRLLAAGYPVTGYNRTRSKAQELLDAGMRWGESPAAVARAAEVTISMVSDTVALRAVTEGEEGVLAGLGPGKVYVDMSTVSPAVSAELAAQVAARGARMLDAPVSGSVSTLEQGRLSIMVGGERAVFERVRPILQAIGPKVTYVGSNGQAVLMKLATNLSVAVQMLAFCEGLLLAEKGGIPRATAVEVLLNSVIASPMLLYRGPFVLDMPGEAWFDVAMMQKDTLLALEQGRRLGVPLPTTAVTNELLTAARGMGLERQDFAVLHQVLARLAGGGG; from the coding sequence ATGCAGTACGTATCGCGGGCGATGGAGCACGTAGGCTTTGTCGGGCTGGGGGTGATGGGCAGCCGGATGGTGCGGCGCCTGCTGGCGGCCGGCTACCCGGTAACCGGCTACAACCGCACCCGCTCCAAGGCGCAGGAGCTGCTGGATGCGGGGATGCGCTGGGGGGAGAGCCCGGCGGCGGTGGCCCGGGCGGCGGAAGTCACCATCAGCATGGTCAGCGACACCGTAGCGCTGCGAGCCGTCACCGAGGGAGAGGAGGGCGTGCTGGCGGGGTTAGGGCCGGGAAAGGTCTACGTGGACATGAGCACGGTCAGCCCGGCGGTGAGCGCCGAACTGGCGGCGCAGGTAGCTGCCCGCGGGGCGCGGATGCTGGATGCCCCGGTCTCGGGCAGCGTATCCACGCTGGAGCAGGGCCGGCTCTCCATCATGGTGGGCGGGGAGCGCGCCGTCTTCGAGCGGGTCAGGCCCATCCTGCAGGCCATCGGCCCGAAGGTCACCTACGTGGGGAGCAACGGGCAGGCGGTGCTGATGAAACTGGCCACCAACCTCAGCGTGGCCGTGCAGATGCTGGCGTTTTGCGAGGGGCTGCTGCTGGCGGAGAAAGGCGGCATCCCCCGGGCCACCGCCGTCGAGGTGCTGCTGAATAGCGTGATCGCCTCTCCCATGCTCCTCTACCGCGGTCCCTTCGTCCTGGATATGCCGGGGGAGGCCTGGTTCGACGTGGCCATGATGCAAAAGGACACGCTTCTGGCGCTGGAGCAGGGCCGGCGCCTTGGCGTCCCTCTGCCCACCACCGCGGTGACCAACGAGCTGCTCACCGCCGCCCGGGGAATGGGGCTGGAGCGGCAGGACTTCGCCGTGCTGCACCAGGTACTCGCGCGGCTGGCCGGGGGAGGCGGCTGA
- a CDS encoding methyltransferase domain-containing protein: protein MSDQTVHPVLPASDDLLGQQAIKASVRDAYRAVIGAPTTVAERLYDSDQLTLLPRGAIEQALGVGNPVRAAGLRPGETVLDLGCGGGIDTILAAHAVAPQGKAIGLDMLPEMLEVAARNAAAGGLRNVEWLLGEMEAIPLPGESVDVVISNGVLNLSPRKSRAFAEVFRILRSGGRMVVADILVDEDLPPEILTSAAAWAG from the coding sequence ATGAGTGACCAGACCGTGCATCCGGTTCTGCCGGCCAGCGATGACCTGCTGGGCCAGCAGGCGATCAAGGCCTCGGTTCGCGACGCCTACCGGGCAGTGATCGGGGCGCCGACCACCGTCGCCGAGCGGCTCTACGATTCAGACCAGCTGACCCTGTTGCCGCGCGGGGCCATCGAGCAGGCACTGGGCGTGGGCAATCCCGTGCGCGCCGCCGGGCTGCGGCCAGGGGAGACTGTGCTGGACCTGGGCTGCGGTGGGGGCATCGACACCATCCTGGCCGCGCATGCCGTGGCGCCCCAGGGTAAAGCCATCGGCCTGGACATGCTGCCGGAGATGCTGGAGGTGGCTGCGCGCAATGCCGCCGCCGGCGGCTTGCGTAACGTGGAGTGGCTGCTCGGAGAGATGGAGGCGATTCCCCTGCCGGGGGAGAGCGTGGACGTCGTCATCAGCAACGGGGTGCTCAACCTCTCTCCACGCAAGTCGCGGGCATTCGCCGAGGTCTTCCGCATTCTGCGCTCGGGCGGGCGTATGGTCGTGGCGGACATCCTGGTGGACGAGGACCTCCCTCCGGAGATCCTGACCAGCGCCGCCGCCTGGGCGGGGTGA
- a CDS encoding thiamine pyrophosphate-dependent dehydrogenase E1 component subunit alpha produces MPGFTEVGLWLQVYREMLAIRLFEERVHDLYRRGKMPGLAHLYIGQEAVAVGVCRALRPDDYITSTHRGHGHCLAKGAAPDRMFAELLGKAPGYCRGKGGSMHIADPDSGNLGANAIVAGSTGIATGAALAAKMRGSDQVAVCFFGEGALGQGILYEVMNMAALWRLPVIYVCENNLYTEYTHYTETTAGEPAARPAAFGIPVQEVDGQDVRAVYAAATAAVQRARAGEGPGFLLCHTYRYLGHHVGDVDRSYRSREEEERWRRERDPLQLLSSWLTAQGLAERSVFERMEEEVRRELEGALAFALDAPYPEAEEVARHVYA; encoded by the coding sequence ATGCCGGGCTTCACGGAGGTGGGTCTGTGGCTGCAGGTGTACCGGGAGATGCTGGCCATCCGTCTCTTCGAGGAGCGCGTGCACGACCTCTACCGCCGGGGGAAGATGCCAGGGCTGGCCCACCTCTACATCGGGCAGGAAGCGGTGGCGGTGGGCGTCTGCCGGGCGCTGCGGCCCGACGATTACATCACCAGCACGCACCGCGGCCACGGGCACTGCCTGGCCAAGGGGGCAGCGCCAGACCGCATGTTCGCCGAGCTGCTGGGCAAGGCCCCGGGGTACTGCCGGGGGAAGGGCGGATCCATGCACATCGCTGACCCCGACAGTGGCAACCTGGGGGCCAACGCCATCGTCGCCGGCAGCACCGGCATCGCCACCGGCGCGGCCCTGGCGGCGAAGATGCGGGGCAGCGACCAGGTAGCGGTATGCTTCTTCGGCGAGGGTGCCCTGGGCCAGGGCATTCTCTACGAGGTCATGAACATGGCGGCGCTGTGGCGGCTCCCCGTGATCTATGTCTGCGAGAACAACCTGTACACCGAGTACACGCACTACACCGAGACCACCGCCGGGGAGCCGGCCGCGCGGCCGGCTGCCTTCGGCATCCCCGTCCAGGAGGTGGACGGACAGGACGTGCGCGCCGTCTATGCGGCGGCCACCGCGGCAGTGCAGCGGGCGCGCGCCGGGGAGGGGCCAGGCTTCCTCCTCTGTCACACCTACCGCTACCTCGGCCATCACGTGGGCGACGTGGACCGCTCCTACCGCAGCAGGGAGGAGGAGGAACGCTGGCGCAGAGAGCGCGACCCCCTGCAGCTCCTCTCCTCCTGGTTGACCGCGCAGGGGCTGGCCGAGCGCTCCGTCTTCGAACGCATGGAGGAGGAGGTGCGCCGCGAGCTGGAGGGGGCTCTGGCCTTCGCCCTCGATGCGCCCTACCCTGAGGCGGAGGAGGTGGCCCGTCATGTCTATGCCTAG
- a CDS encoding bacterial transcriptional activator domain-containing protein, which yields MEAYPFAEPAVQALMRTLVVAGEGGRALRLFQRFTQALERELGLTPSEETVRLAQRLAV from the coding sequence CTGGAGGCCTATCCATTCGCGGAACCCGCAGTCCAGGCGCTGATGCGCACCCTGGTTGTGGCAGGGGAGGGCGGTCGGGCCCTGCGGCTGTTTCAGCGCTTCACCCAGGCGCTGGAACGCGAGCTCGGCCTGACTCCAAGCGAGGAGACGGTGCGGCTGGCGCAGCGCCTGGCTGTCTAA
- a CDS encoding sigma-70 family RNA polymerase sigma factor, whose protein sequence is MPRKGFEEVVRPHLEYLYALGVRLTGNQAAAEDLVQDALLRAFRGFAGLRNRQQPRLWLTRVLTTAFYDRLRDTRGQDTVSVDEDFDLFDTIVEEDPFPYSDRVHLDFLELFDDVKVIEVLQRVHPSHRTALILAYVYGYKAREIAEITGAPLGTVLARLHLGRKQLERELWDYAIRNRLLVSPQEART, encoded by the coding sequence TTGCCAAGGAAGGGGTTCGAGGAGGTCGTACGGCCTCATCTCGAGTACCTGTACGCCCTCGGAGTGCGGCTGACGGGGAATCAGGCGGCTGCGGAGGACCTGGTGCAGGACGCTCTGCTCAGGGCGTTTCGTGGTTTCGCCGGGCTGCGAAACCGGCAACAGCCCCGGCTGTGGCTGACCCGGGTGCTGACCACTGCCTTCTACGACCGCCTGCGCGACACCCGGGGACAGGACACGGTCAGCGTCGACGAGGACTTCGATCTCTTCGACACCATCGTGGAGGAAGATCCCTTCCCCTACTCCGACCGGGTCCACCTGGATTTCCTGGAGCTGTTCGACGATGTGAAGGTGATCGAGGTCCTGCAGCGCGTTCATCCCTCCCACCGCACCGCTCTGATCCTCGCTTACGTGTATGGCTACAAGGCGCGGGAGATTGCCGAGATTACCGGTGCCCCGCTGGGCACAGTCCTGGCCCGGCTGCACCTGGGGCGCAAGCAACTGGAACGTGAGCTGTGGGACTACGCGATCCGCAACAGGCTGCTTGTCTCTCCCCAGGAGGCGCGCACGTGA
- a CDS encoding cupin domain-containing protein — MAQIAGKSFDTPDETRRPFQKGRIDVVTVGGLTFYRETLEPGWKWSEHVRPVVGGELCQRFHVKIFLSGRQRIRMQDGTEMEFGPGDVAIMDPGHDAWVVGNEPNVLIELADAVRPAGS, encoded by the coding sequence GTGGCGCAGATCGCAGGCAAGAGTTTTGATACTCCCGACGAGACACGGCGGCCATTCCAGAAGGGACGGATCGACGTCGTCACCGTCGGTGGGCTGACCTTCTACCGGGAGACGCTCGAACCGGGCTGGAAGTGGTCAGAGCACGTCAGGCCCGTCGTGGGCGGGGAGCTCTGCCAGCGGTTTCATGTAAAGATCTTCCTGTCGGGTCGTCAGCGCATCCGGATGCAGGATGGCACGGAGATGGAATTTGGCCCCGGCGACGTGGCCATCATGGACCCGGGACACGATGCCTGGGTCGTGGGCAACGAGCCCAACGTGCTCATCGAACTGGCCGACGCCGTCCGGCCCGCCGGGTCCTGA
- a CDS encoding OsmC family protein produces the protein MATQTILNGVNVEQLVATVNAIKSTPTLARFTFRATSDWVDGGRSRTRIQGFYGAGQEDTSRARPFVLEGDEPPVLLGSNTAPNAVEAVLHALASCLAVGFVYNAAAQGIKVESLQFNLEGDLDLQGFLGLSETTRAGFQNIRVTYRVKADAPRKKVLELCEYVQKTSPVLDIIRNPVPVSVALED, from the coding sequence ATGGCCACGCAGACCATTCTGAACGGGGTCAACGTGGAGCAACTGGTGGCGACCGTCAACGCCATCAAGTCCACGCCCACCCTGGCACGGTTCACCTTCCGGGCTACCAGCGACTGGGTGGACGGCGGCCGGTCCCGGACCCGCATCCAGGGGTTCTACGGGGCCGGGCAGGAGGACACCTCCCGCGCCAGGCCCTTCGTCCTGGAGGGGGACGAGCCGCCGGTGCTGCTGGGGAGCAACACCGCGCCCAACGCCGTGGAGGCGGTCCTCCACGCCCTGGCCTCCTGCCTGGCGGTGGGGTTCGTCTACAACGCCGCCGCCCAGGGGATCAAGGTGGAGAGCCTGCAGTTCAACCTGGAGGGGGACCTGGACCTGCAGGGCTTCCTGGGGCTCTCCGAGACCACGCGGGCGGGTTTCCAGAACATCCGCGTGACCTACCGGGTCAAGGCCGACGCTCCGCGGAAGAAGGTCCTGGAGCTGTGCGAGTACGTCCAGAAGACCTCGCCAGTGCTGGACATCATCCGCAACCCGGTCCCGGTGAGTGTGGCGCTGGAGGACTGA
- a CDS encoding TAXI family TRAP transporter solute-binding subunit, translating to MSTVYSRCAASMALLALVLAALQGPALGAAAKTRVTILGGPPAGVFGIFATGIATYINRAVADVDVSVAATGGSTENVRRLQAKDAEMGLAFSSDVHESYYGLEIFRGTRHTNLRALGLVFVGAAHVVTYRDSGILTAADLAGKRVAVGTPGSGTFASAERVFRTIGIWDRITRIPLLGAAAAAALQDGRADAFFFTGPFPDRGTIEASAAKPIRMIDVYTPAAAAGFFRQYPYFSRYDFPPGGYPGMTEAVPTVGIPLLWISQVDVPAALIQKLVATAYSLQGHEHMLRVHAAAADMRPRRALQGITIPLHPGAEAHWRSVGLEIPDAIRAR from the coding sequence ATGAGCACGGTGTACAGTCGCTGCGCAGCCAGCATGGCTCTGCTGGCGCTGGTGCTGGCCGCGCTGCAGGGGCCGGCGCTGGGGGCGGCGGCGAAGACGCGGGTGACCATCCTGGGTGGTCCGCCGGCAGGGGTGTTTGGTATCTTCGCCACCGGCATCGCCACCTACATCAACCGGGCAGTGGCGGACGTAGATGTCTCGGTGGCGGCGACGGGAGGATCTACCGAGAACGTGCGGCGGCTGCAGGCCAAGGACGCGGAGATGGGCCTGGCCTTCTCCTCCGACGTCCACGAGTCCTACTACGGGCTGGAGATCTTTCGCGGCACCCGGCACACCAACCTGCGGGCGCTGGGCTTGGTCTTCGTCGGCGCGGCCCACGTGGTCACCTACCGGGACAGCGGTATCCTTACGGCTGCCGACCTGGCCGGCAAGCGGGTGGCCGTGGGGACCCCGGGGTCGGGCACCTTCGCCAGCGCCGAGCGGGTCTTCCGGACCATCGGGATCTGGGACCGGATCACGCGCATCCCGCTGCTGGGAGCCGCGGCCGCCGCGGCACTGCAGGACGGGCGGGCCGACGCCTTCTTCTTCACCGGCCCGTTCCCCGACCGGGGAACCATCGAGGCATCGGCGGCGAAACCGATCCGGATGATCGACGTCTACACCCCGGCGGCAGCGGCGGGGTTCTTCCGCCAGTATCCCTACTTCTCTCGCTACGACTTCCCACCCGGAGGCTATCCCGGGATGACGGAGGCGGTGCCCACGGTGGGGATCCCCCTGCTGTGGATCTCCCAGGTAGACGTGCCGGCCGCCCTGATTCAGAAGCTGGTGGCCACCGCCTACAGCCTGCAGGGCCACGAGCACATGCTGCGGGTGCACGCCGCGGCCGCGGATATGCGCCCCCGGCGGGCGCTGCAGGGCATTACCATCCCCCTGCACCCGGGCGCGGAGGCCCACTGGCGCTCGGTGGGGCTGGAGATTCCGGACGCCATCCGGGCGCGGTAA